One part of the Mariniblastus fucicola genome encodes these proteins:
- a CDS encoding PQQ-binding-like beta-propeller repeat protein, giving the protein MIDRHRRIALFVVAFTLAAFTSSQPARLRADDWGQWMGPNRDGVYSESGIIDSIPESGLKVKWRTPIRGGYAGPAVAGGKVFVFDYDVKEGKLVNRPDLRATMQGMERVIALDETDGSEIWRYEYECPYEISYPAGPRCTPTIDGDRVYTLGSEGDLCCLNVKDGTLVWKKSLKEDFGAEVPMWGFSAHPLVDGDMLYTMVGGEGQGVVALDKLTGAVKWKALDSKAGYCPPSIIEHAGVRQMIVFSPTGVTSLNPTDGSQYWTIAIEPLYEMSICRPMLDGNLLYASGIGSQSVMIELDPEKPAAKELWRGNPKKSVFGANATPMFVDGILYGSDCQLGKFFAVDAKDGTRLWETFDATLPTEKRRANHGTAFVTRLGDSNRYLIFSEVGDLIVAELTKEKYQPLGRFHVLEPTGECFGRNVVWSHPAYANKTVYVRNDKEIVAVSLAKPAE; this is encoded by the coding sequence ATGATCGATCGTCACCGCCGAATTGCCCTCTTCGTTGTTGCATTCACGCTCGCGGCTTTCACGTCCAGCCAGCCCGCCCGTCTTCGCGCAGACGATTGGGGACAATGGATGGGTCCCAATCGCGATGGCGTTTATTCCGAAAGCGGGATCATCGATTCGATTCCTGAAAGCGGATTGAAAGTCAAATGGCGAACGCCGATTCGGGGTGGCTACGCTGGCCCTGCAGTCGCTGGCGGGAAGGTTTTCGTTTTCGATTACGACGTCAAGGAAGGCAAGCTCGTCAATCGTCCTGACTTACGAGCAACGATGCAGGGCATGGAACGAGTCATCGCTTTGGACGAAACTGATGGTTCCGAAATCTGGCGCTACGAATACGAGTGTCCTTACGAGATCTCCTATCCGGCAGGACCACGATGCACTCCGACGATCGATGGAGATCGTGTTTACACGCTCGGTAGTGAGGGAGACCTATGCTGCCTGAATGTCAAAGACGGAACTCTGGTTTGGAAAAAGAGCCTCAAGGAAGACTTTGGAGCGGAAGTTCCGATGTGGGGATTCTCGGCGCATCCACTTGTTGACGGAGACATGCTTTACACGATGGTCGGCGGGGAAGGGCAAGGCGTTGTTGCACTGGACAAGTTGACTGGCGCTGTGAAGTGGAAAGCGCTGGACTCAAAGGCGGGCTATTGCCCTCCGTCAATCATCGAACATGCTGGCGTTCGACAAATGATCGTCTTCAGTCCAACCGGCGTCACGTCATTGAATCCGACGGACGGTTCGCAATACTGGACGATTGCGATTGAGCCACTGTACGAGATGTCAATCTGCCGCCCGATGCTCGACGGCAATCTGCTTTACGCCAGCGGAATTGGCAGTCAATCCGTCATGATCGAACTCGATCCGGAGAAACCTGCCGCGAAAGAACTTTGGCGAGGCAACCCAAAGAAATCAGTCTTCGGCGCGAACGCGACGCCGATGTTTGTGGACGGGATCCTGTACGGAAGTGACTGTCAGCTGGGCAAGTTTTTCGCTGTAGACGCGAAAGACGGGACCCGCCTTTGGGAAACTTTTGACGCGACGCTGCCGACAGAGAAACGCCGCGCGAACCACGGCACCGCGTTCGTTACGCGGTTGGGCGATTCGAATCGCTACCTGATCTTCAGTGAAGTCGGCGACCTGATCGTTGCCGAATTGACGAAAGAAAAGTACCAGCCGCTGGGCAGGTTTCACGTTCTCGAACCGACAGGCGAATGCTTCGGTCGCAACGTCGTCTGGTCTCACCCGGCCTACGCGAACAAAACGGTTTATGTGCGAAACGACAAAGAAATTGTCGCCGTCAGTTTGGCCAAGCCGGCAGAGTAA
- a CDS encoding PEP-CTERM sorting domain-containing protein: MLKKLSLSIALISTAIFTGSALGDVVYLVDYNTEISTDDYNPNYDQADNGSSAITYSDATGLDGSRAAQIDFDTSTGPQNVSYFTDLAASEMNAATSADASDYILSFDIRIEGFDTGQTQVYSPYELKLGDVSFQGNLNATASYQTVSANLGDLSMGGAGTFDLTDFDSGQQFKIGFSNFGTNLTEQFGSDADNRYFVDNVTLSQIDAVPEPTTLALIGLGVLAFAGTRKRKN; encoded by the coding sequence ATGCTAAAGAAACTTTCTCTCTCCATCGCTTTGATCTCAACCGCTATCTTCACCGGCAGTGCTTTGGGAGACGTCGTCTATTTGGTGGACTACAACACGGAAATCAGCACTGACGACTACAACCCGAACTATGACCAGGCTGACAACGGTAGTTCAGCAATTACTTACAGCGATGCAACAGGTCTCGACGGATCACGCGCAGCACAGATCGATTTTGATACCTCGACTGGGCCTCAGAACGTCAGTTATTTTACAGATCTGGCTGCTTCCGAAATGAACGCTGCGACCTCTGCGGACGCATCGGACTACATACTTTCATTTGACATTCGAATCGAAGGATTCGACACGGGACAAACGCAAGTCTATTCTCCCTATGAACTGAAACTTGGAGATGTTAGTTTTCAGGGAAATCTAAACGCTACTGCATCCTACCAAACTGTTTCTGCCAACCTTGGCGATTTGAGCATGGGCGGAGCCGGAACTTTTGACTTGACGGACTTCGATAGCGGCCAGCAGTTCAAGATTGGATTTTCGAACTTTGGCACCAACTTGACGGAGCAATTTGGTTCAGATGCAGACAACCGATACTTCGTCGACAACGTCACACTGTCTCAAATCGATGCGGTACCAGAGCCAACTACTTTGGCCCTGATTGGACTCGGTGTTCTCGCGTTTGCTGGAACACGCAAACGTAAAAACTGA